ccgGTTATTGATTCTTTACCCACTAATCCATATTTCTCCAACAATTTAAGAGAGTATTTTTGGAAATCAAGACCGGGGTGAATCTGTGAAGTTTGAAGGCATGGATTTTGGTATATGGCAGAAAAATATGGACTTATGGGATTCATATTGGATGTGCATAAGGATATGATCATCAAGTAGATGGATGAAGATTCATATGGGAGTTTCATATGGTGGAACTCTAAGAGTACGCATTTTCTgtttatattgttttattttatgCCTTGATTGATGAGATTGATGATATGAATAAGAATGGACACATGAAACTAGTTAAATTATATGTCTAAATTAATTGGTGTTTGACGTGCTTCATATTAAAACAGTTTGCATGAATGATACGGAGAATTTATTAAATGGTGTCTTACACCATGTATTCATCTTGTGATGAATGAATGGTACTCATTTTACTGTTTTTAATAACACAAAAATTTATTTATTCTTATTCTGAAAACATATCATCAATCAATAATTCATTTATTTGTATATGGAAGTAATAAGATATGTCGGTTACATACTTGgactaatatacatatacttacaaaagTAGTATGTATGTGGCATTTATGAATGACATACATTCATATCTGTTTATAGTCGTAACCGTCTTATGGTTTGTTCATGCCGGCTGTGTCTCTAAATTATGGTAAAGCACAATTGTTAAGACTGACTATAATAAATGAATTATGAAACTGGTTAGAAAAATAATGATTTGGTTTTGTGGCTGTTTTGTAAATGGCAAAACAAATATAAAGGCTGATTTTATTCTTGGTGTCAATAACTTGAGAAATACACAACGGTCAAGTttgaaaatgcatatacatgtattaTATGCGTATGGTGGTAAACTAGTTGTGATAAACTATATGTGAATATTTGATGTCAATAAAAGGATGTGTTTAATATGTTCTTTGGAAATTGACATGGAAACCCCTTATGGTTGTTCATATTATGATTGTTGGTAAAACAATGGATTGTTTGATAACAACTGTTAGGATATTTACGGGTAGTAATAATCCGTGGAAAAGTCACAAGACAACATTATATGATTGTAAAGTGACTGTTTTGGTTACCAAATAAATGTCCATGAAATATTTATTCATTGATGAGATATGTCCATAAATCTTTTGATGTTTATCAAGATGGTACAAGTAAGTGAAACgaatatgttttaatatgaaaTAAGGATTAGATATTGCTTAATTGTCACAAGACAACAATCCATGAAATATTTATTGCTTAATTGCTTTGGAAATTGGTGGTGtgatgtatgtgattacatcaaGTGACCAATATAGCGTGGTGTTAGGAAAATTAAGCATGGTCTAGTGGAAGAATATTGTGATAGAGCTTAAGTACTTTAGTACTTGTAAAAGCCAACCATGAATTATGGTTTAATTCGCAATGGAAATCCTTAAGGCATATTAAATAATATTGAGTTTACTATTGATCAAGAGGATTatacatctacaagttgttggTTTTTAACAACGCTTGCCCCAGGGCAAAGTTATAATGGGGTATCTTGGATCAAAATTATAATGTTGAGATTATTGAGACTATAAACTTGTTTCCATTACTTCTTAGTTTTAGAAGTGGATGGACTATGGTATGTTTCCATTACTTCCCCCTTTTCCTCTTGGTTACTTGCTTCCGAATCCAGCCAATCCCAAATGCAATACTATATGCCAATTATCTCCCACGTAATTTCCACTACTCTTTCGAATAAAATAAATAAGCAAAAAATGATTCACGTGTATCATCATGATCTTGTATGAAATGCTAAATTGAAGAAGAAACACTTCATGTCAAAGTATAATTGTGACTAAAGTCTAATTAATCAGTTTACATGTATGAACAaagtaaaaaaaatgttttaataaCAATCATATGTCATATATACACATCATATAAATAATTCAATTGTGGTTAGAGCCGCCTTCCCGAATTGAAACTCCAAATCATTCTCTAAAGGTGTCAAGTTTAAATCTAAACTAAAAACTCTTCGACTACTAACTTTTTTCACCATGTCATCAAAAGACGAATCAACCTTTTGCATCGGTTGGTTCTCGTTCATCGTAGTCCCTCTATGCCTTCTCATATGTCCACCCAACGCTTGCCCTAGGGCAAACTCTAGCCCACATATTGAGCATTCGTGTGACTTAGGCTTCATAGGCACCAAATTTGTACCATGTTTCAAGTCACCTTCATTATTAACTCGGGGCTTCTTATGACTAGTTCTATGTCCACCTAATGCTTGGAACGACCGGAACTGACGGTTACATGTTTTACACTCAAAAACCCGACTTGGCGAGTCATCATATGGCTCGTTGCTTGATAGTTCCTTTGAAAGTAGCATCAAACTATTAGCCATGATGGTTATGGCCGAGTCGAATTCGAACTCTCTAGATCTCTTCATCGGTAGATAGACCATTTTGTAATATTAACATATaaggtaaaataataataacaaagtatATGAATTTTCTAATATTTAAGGCTAAACCTCTgaaagtacaacaacaacaacaacaacaacaacaacaacaacaacaacaaaaacaagtaATGAAATTTtaagagtattttttttttttttttttttttcgtgaaAAGAAAAAGTGTAGTGAAAGATAAGAAGGGTAGtaggctctattgagtcgacagcaatcgtcgatttattggcgacttgactgactcttagagcctaaattaaattccaggcaggatttaaaacccatggaaatttgattctaccattttcatggcgtctacttatttttgttttattattttttattttttttaaaaaactttttcctacttaaaggccggaggtcctctcggaagcaatctctttatccgtcgaatagagagagtgatgactttctctacttttgagagtgtttcactctgggtggagaaatgacttgtttttattctcggataggggaaggattgtctacatctcacctcccccatacaccactcatgtggtattgggttttgttgttgttgttgttgttgtaaaaagTGTAGTTTTGTATGAATGTGGGATTGGATTGAATGAAAAAAATGAGGTAAATGTAATTTGGGGTGGAGGTATTTGTAGGTGTCTAAGTGTTGACTTATTTAAGTTTGACCAAAGAGTATGAAGGATGAAAGTGACACGCAGTTGCTTGATTTAGTTGACAATTGAATAAATATAAGAAATATTGGGGGTGGTAAAGTGTATAAGTATCAAAATGGTGGTGTGGATGTGAAAGATAAGAAGGGTAGTTGGCCTACTCAGCCGTCATGGACCACGTAAGTCTGACTCAAACGTTTAAGCTAACTAGCTAAGAACTATCAAAAAGTCAATTCGATCTTTAGTTTGTTGCCAAAATGAGACTTGTATGTATTCTAGAAGAGTCATGGTTACGGAAGATTGACTGAATGACGTTGAATTTATATCATACTTCCGTATTTCCGTATGCAATCTATGAAAGTACCCGTGAAAACACGGATTTAATTAAACgaaatatgttttaggtattaagcgaATGTAAATACTAAAGTCGTTTGTTTTAGAATATGTTGACAATCAGATAGACAAAACATTAGCCTTTGAATGAAAATGCAAGTGTTAAAATACAATAAAGTAAGAAAAATACATTAAAGTGAACGAAACTATAAGTATTTTCATAAAACCACTTGACTATATTGAATAAACTGTAATAATCAACACCttcaaatgaataaataaataaatgaagaaTATAAACAGTTGTAAAAAAAACAGTGAATCAACAACTTTTATACGTAGATGCTTGGACACAAATGTAATCGAGAGACATTGAAGATCTTTAGCAAAATAAGTGGATGATTATCTCATATCTGCTAATCATAACAACAAAAGTTCACAAATTCACCATCATCATCTCCATAGAAAAAATAAAACAAATATTGTTTTAGTTTATACATTTTCACCCATTAAAACCTTTCAAACCAATAAGTACTCTTCTAAATGCCAAATATTTTCAACTTTAGCTTCCGAGAGTATTGAGATCTTGAATGTACTCATAAGTATGTCGACATTCTTGTTGTTATACTGCATAATGTGAATTTTAGGTGTGCAATTTGTGACTTGTGAATGAACTGTTTAATGGCAAaaggattatttatataaacaatACTTCGACGTTATAGTTTAAATGAATTATCGTAATTGAGGATCTTTTCCAAAATTTAGGCTGCAATCGTCCGTTGTTATAGCACATATTGGGGAAATAATTGGTGGATACTTATCATTTAgctaaaattttgaaaaaaaaaatgtaacTGCTTTTATCTAAATTAAATGACGCGTATGTTTATCTTCTCTTTATTTGTAATTCATCTTAATTTTGGGATACAATATTAACGtgattattataaaatatatttatgtcATATTGGGATTTTATCATAAAAACAAAAACGTGATATGATTGTATAAATTAACGTGATTTGATCGGTTATTTTCTTCTGCATTATAGGATATGATAATGAAATACTAACTAAGAGTTGATTAGTTGAAAATTTAAATTAAATGAAAAAATACTCTAAGATAATTTTTATCTTGACTAATTCTTAACATCCATTTTTTAAATGTTATTTAAATTTTAATATGTTAAGATATTAGTTGATATGCTCGTATTCACCTGTTACTCCAAATTACCTAGGATATGATAATtttaaattttgaagatatgagttTTTTAAATTGTGTGATCTGACAATTTTAAAATGTGATAATTTCAATTTTTTTGAATACATGATATTTTCAAGTTGTGTGATCGTTAATTATGATTTCACCATTCTTTTCTGATATACTAATTAAGAATTAATTGGTTTAAATTATTATTGGGTTAACGAATTGAGTTGGTATAACAAATGAAATCATTTTACATTAGGAAGAtatcatatttttaaatttttcgaattttaaatttaatttgaaGGTTTAAACCTAATTAACTTGTTCCTATTATTCAGGagttttaattttgtttttaactAAAAAACTCATTCGTGTTTGCTGTTAATTAATactttgtatttttatatattaattcgtTTTTGTTTTTAACTGCATTTTTAATTATAACTAAGGGGTAAGGCCCGTGAGTTGCACGATTAGGTTCACGTTTCAATAATGTTATGTTTGTGTGAAGGTTGGAATGTAAATATGGTTGTCCATATTTGCATCTTAATAGGAGATCCCCATAAACATTATCCGAATAAAAATCACATAATAAGGTCAATCAATATGACTGATAACCAACGTGAAATCATCACAGCAAAATCTAAAACATGAAATCAAAAGTAACAGAACATAGATCAAAATATACATATCCTTCCATCAGATTGTTTTATgttaaaattcaacaaatcaaaGAATTACTAAAATATAAGTTTAACATAATAGAATAATTTTACTCAAcaacatagaaagtatttgttATCTCACAAACTGATGGTGCTATGTGGAACGATAAAGTTAGTTTGGTATAGCCTGAAACTGTGAAACACAAAAAAATTGTGTCAAAACTTGATATTGAGCACACATATTGAAGAGAACATGAGGGAGGTTAGGTTATGGATCAAATAATTGTTATTAGATATCATATACCATAATGAAAAGttagatgataataataactaaccaTTTATTTGTTAGGTGGACCGTGTGAATATAAATGACCTTCCTTCGAACTGTTGTTGCTCCCTTAATGGCTGAAAAAAGCACATTTGAATTTGGACGTGTGAGGTAATATTTACATAATAAATAAACATACACGGTTATAATATGTATTGTAGTTGTAGTGGGCACGATTCATCCCATGTTTCAATAACGTAATTCTCGTGCTTTGTTCCACCACTGATGGAATTAAGAGACTACATATCTAGAGATACTTAATTTTTCATTTGTTCTTTTTGAAACCGATGGTGCAGCTGAACCATAAACACGGTCTGATAGTGCTAAAAATTGTGATGTTCAAATTTCATACTAATCACATATATTGTAGCGAACACGTTAGAGTGACTCATTATTAGAATAAACATTTTATTAACTGTTCGAATTCATATATAGTTATTACACATACTAATGTTCACTGTCATCAACTACTCAACATGCAGTTAAGGGTAACATGCATCTGAGGTGAGGTAGGTTGACATAATTGGATCATGAGAACATGGGCTTATAAATTAGTTATATACCCGTTGATCAGAGATAATAAATTTCGAACTGATGGATGCTCCATGGATGGTATTACTTTTCCGATTTTCGGCATATCAGGACACGTATTGGAGCATCACTATCTCCAATTTGAAGCTGGTCGAAATAGACAATTGAACTTTTGTGAGGAGCTGCCCTTAAAGTTTCGGTGGATTGACTCATTTTGGGAGGAAAGTGTGTTTGTATTTGATGGTTTACTGTAGTTGATagaatgttttatatatatataaaactatcgaaCTTAGACATTCGGGTCTAATTAAGTGTGAGTAACATTTATTAGTTACATAATTAtacataattaaaattattaaacttAGATGGTTAGTGAAGGGTCAAGAAATGTTACTATTCCTATCCTATAAATGAGATCAGTTAATGATGAAGTTAACTCAAATGAAATGAAAGTAGGTTGTTCATCTTCTAATGTGGTCATGTAAATTCATAAATGTGGTCATGTAAATTCAAGTTTAAGGTCAATAGATGATGGAACCCAAACATACCACACCTAAACCCAAACTCAACCCCCCGAATTATCAGTAACAatcaaactaaaaaaaaaaaaaaaaaacacaaaacacATGTATATCTTCGTTCACCACTCAAAcacaacataaaaaaaatcctaaaatttgaaaatcataaaacataaaataaaactcGATACCAATTTTGTAATCGCACTTatgtatcattttatttatttgtttattactTTTtctaataaaaacaaaaagtgaagTGAACTAAATGAATTGAATAAACAGTGAACTAAATGCATTGAATACACCATGTACTTAATCTTTTAGTATTAACACAAAAAAATCCTAAAATTTAAAAatcataaaacataaaataaaactcAATATCGATGTTGTAATCCCACTTATGTAtcattttatttatctatttattacttTTTTAATACAAATCAAGAAGTAAAGTGAAGTGAACTAAATGGATTGAATATACAATGAACTAAATGCATTGAAATACACCATGTACTCAATCTTTTAGTATTAAGATATATATTTTCCGATATTTACCATTCACTATTTATATAAGTGACTACAAAAAAAACTCATAAATGAAACATACATTTACATAAGTGACTAAAAAtgcataaataaaaaaataaataaaaaatatacttttatataaatgaCTACAAAAAAACTCATAAATAAAAACTACATTTACTACTCAATCTTTATATAGTGTATATATTTTTTCCATTATTTACCCTTCACTATTTATATAAGTGACTACCCAAAAAACTCATAAataaaaaatacatttattaagtcACATTTACTCATTTATATAAGTGACTACCCAGAAAAACTCATaaataacaaatatatttattAAGCCACATTTACTTCTCATGTACTCAATTTTTTATATAGTATAAGATAAGATTAGTAAATGACAATGGCATCATATGGACTTGTGAGAATAAGTGTCTTGATCAAGTAAAATTAAGGTTAAATTAGCAAAATGAGtaatcatcattttagagatttagtgaaagttatagatattattattattattattataaagcgtGTATGAATTAAATAATCATACGAGTCGTTTTCTTAATTAATGATAGCATGACACGTGTCTCCGAACATTATAGAGCACTCACGCCTATAAATAGGCCACTTGGACCGTCACTTTTTGGATACTTGAACTTGTGACTGAGAACACACTTTTCATCTCACACAATatatttctcactctagaacctgaAGACTTAGCCGCACAACGCTAAACCAATCGACTCATAGTTTGGCTTTGCAAGGTTGACTTAAGCCACCTCACGGTTTTGGACCATGATCCGGGTATGCAGGGACTCAGTCCCAAGGGTAATAGTCAATCGGCCATCCACCCATCACGCTAAGGAGTTCTAGACCTACATTGATACATACTAGCCGTTAGCCAAAAATAGGTATCATCATATGGCGTCATCCGTTTCAAAGAATCACAAAAAAACGTGCAAAACCAACAAGAACTAAGAAAAGAGTCAATCCCCAACGAGATTTACATAATCCACAATTGGGGAGTAGGACAACGCAGAAAGACATAAGTATCAGAAGAATGCAAGCAACAACTAATAGCATTCCCATCAGTTTTCAATACGAATCCGTCCAATGAACCTGTTGCAAAAGGTAAAGAATGTGCATAACTTGTGCAAACTAAAAACACTATCTACATTTTATAGAAAATTAAGAACTCGTCTAGTGTTTTGTTGATTATTACATGGAATAGTCGTAATTTTTCATCAATAGATC
This genomic window from Rutidosis leptorrhynchoides isolate AG116_Rl617_1_P2 chromosome 2, CSIRO_AGI_Rlap_v1, whole genome shotgun sequence contains:
- the LOC139893586 gene encoding zinc finger protein ZAT11-like, producing MVYLPMKRSREFEFDSAITIMANSLMLLSKELSSNEPYDDSPSRVFECKTCNRQFRSFQALGGHRTSHKKPRVNNEGDLKHGTNLVPMKPKSHECSICGLEFALGQALGGHMRRHRGTTMNENQPMQKVDSSFDDMVKKVSSRRVFSLDLNLTPLENDLEFQFGKAALTTIELFI